A region of Ictidomys tridecemlineatus isolate mIctTri1 chromosome 4, mIctTri1.hap1, whole genome shotgun sequence DNA encodes the following proteins:
- the LOC144376898 gene encoding interferon alpha-2-like: MALPLAFLLALVVLSCKSTCSLGCDLPQIHNLDLETSEENEGGALTLLKNMRRIPTFSCLNYRKDFAFPKKQLEDEQVQKAQDVAVLHEMTQQVFNIFSTQEAFAAWNKTLLDTFLSGLYQHLDDLKACGTQQVRVEEAPLRAVRKYFHRITVYLKEKKYLPCAWEVVRAEVMKSFSSSANLYARLRSME, translated from the coding sequence ATGGCCTTGCCCTTGGCTTTCCTGCTGGCCCTGGTGGTGCTCAGCTGTAAGTCCACCTGCTCTCTGGGCTGTGACCTGCCTCAGATTCACAACCTGGATCTTGAAACTTCTGAGGAAAATGAAGGGGGAGCCTTGACACTCCTGAAAAATATGAGGAGAATTCCCACTTTCTCCTGCCTGAACTACAGAAAGGACTTTGCCTTCCCCAAGAAGCAGTTGGAGGATGAGCAGGTGCAGAAGGCTCAAGATGTTGCTGTCCTCCATGAGATGACTCagcaagtcttcaacatctttaGCACCCAGGAGGCCTTTGCTGCTTGGAACAAGACCCTCCTGGACACCTTCCTCAGTGGCCTCTATCAGCATCTGGATGACCTGAAAGCCTGTGGGACCCAGCAGGTGCGAGTGGAAGAGGCTCCCCTGAGGGCTGTGAGGAAATACTTCCACAGGATCACTGTCTACCTGAAGGAGAAGAAATACCTGCCTTGTGCCTGGGAGGTGGTCAGAGCAGAAGTTATGAAATCCTTCTCTTCATCAGCCAACTTGTATGCAAGACTAAGGAGCATGGAATGA